ATTCACTATCCAATCCATTTCCAAACCGTTTGTTTACGGCTTGGCGCTGGAAGATCATGGATTGGAACACGTCCTGAAAAAAGTGGGCGTGGAACCGACGGGCGAAGCCTTCAACGCCATCGTGCTCGATGAAGCGTCCAATCGGCCATTCAATCCCATGGTCAACGCCGGCGCTATTGCCACCGCCGACTTGATCACTGGCAAAGATTACCCGGAGCGCGTCAGTCGAATGCTGGGCATGTTCAGCCGCTACTGCGGACGGGAAGTTTATGTCGATAATACGGTCTTCATGTCGGAACGGGTCACCGGCCACCGCAACCGCGCCATCGGTCATTTGATGCTGAATTTCGGTATGGTGGGACAGCACATGCAAGATTCGCTAGAGCTGTACTTCCAACAATGCTCGATTTTAGTCAACTGCCACGACCTGGCCATGATCGGTGCCACGCTCGCGAACGGTGGCGTGAATCCGGCCACTGGCCAGCGCGCCATCAAGCAGGAATACGTTAAATACTTGCTCAGCATCATGCACTCCTGCGGCATGTACGATTACGCCGGCGAATGGGCTTACCGGGTCGGCATCCCAGCCAAAAGCGGTGTCGGCGGCGGAATTGTCGGCGTCGTGCCCGGGCAATTTGGCATCGGCGTGTTTTCACCGCCGCTGGATAGCAAAGGCAATAGCGTGCGCGGCATTAAAGTCTGCCAGGAGCTTTCGGAGCGATTCGGCCTGCACTGCTTCGAAACCAAATTTACCGGCCAATCGCTCAGCCAGCTAATGGCGCCCACCCGCGGCGCCTAGCGGCAACCTTCTCCGCAGGCGGTGGCTAGACTCTTCGCCCCGCGGTACAATCTGCGCTCAGCGCTGGCGCGCAGCAGCAAACCACTGCAGCCGCCCACGTCCCGCCGCTTGTTGCCTTGTGCCGAAGGAGCTTTATGCGACACCGCCGAATTGCCGCCCGCACTTTCTGCTGGTTGTTTACGTTCTTGTATCCCGCCGTGGTGGCCGGCTTGGCGTGCCCTTCGCTTTGGGCCGCTCCGCCTGATGCACCTGCTTTGTCCAATACCGCGGCTGCCTCCAATGCTTCCTCGCCCAATTCCGGCTTGTCGAACCAAAACTGGCCCCAATGGCGCGGCCCGTTGGGCACCGGCGTCGCGCCCGATGCCCATCCGCCC
Above is a window of Pirellulales bacterium DNA encoding:
- the glsA gene encoding glutaminase A — translated: MSVTSGDGELDLLLGKMKAAAAPLRDVLRDLYARYAAVADGKVADYIPELAKADPNWFGISIITADGQVFEVGDCKQQFTIQSISKPFVYGLALEDHGLEHVLKKVGVEPTGEAFNAIVLDEASNRPFNPMVNAGAIATADLITGKDYPERVSRMLGMFSRYCGREVYVDNTVFMSERVTGHRNRAIGHLMLNFGMVGQHMQDSLELYFQQCSILVNCHDLAMIGATLANGGVNPATGQRAIKQEYVKYLLSIMHSCGMYDYAGEWAYRVGIPAKSGVGGGIVGVVPGQFGIGVFSPPLDSKGNSVRGIKVCQELSERFGLHCFETKFTGQSLSQLMAPTRGA